The Paenalcaligenes faecalis genome has a window encoding:
- a CDS encoding DUF262 domain-containing protein — MQLLDKHKLCLKNIYELLGENFYIPAYQRGYRWGEIQVKELLDDIWDFSRASNDDGASFYCLQPIVVVQDPKGWQVVDGQQRLTTLFLILHYIEKEHLRRSLQDAYKKSIYSLSYETRMQSARSLDQIHKASGTTDIDFFHMKKAYEAIKEWFSDKDYNDHNTLLNVLLAKPDAGNSVRVIWYDLSDECTDSDYAIDVFSRINIGKIPLTNAELVRALFLRNYHPQSNQVDLKQLQIATEWDGIENRLQDDSFWYFIHNSNKNYATRIEYIFDLMKGKADDDEAFFTFHQFHEDFKKGSVDVEQLWGEVKRYFLTFEEWYQNRELYHLIGFLISCNEKVSALKALSEQEGSTKTKFKDSLKQKIKKELEKCHLDSIEYGDGNINKLLLMFNIQTLLSTKDADMRFPFDRYKQEKWDIEHIRSQTDDAINKESDRKLWLENLFDYFNGSKIKEEKAYIALISELLDKKFSNEEFTALYEKIIQHFQQENVPWGSSIGNLTLLDSSTNRSYKNALFPVKRARIIENDKKGVFMPICTKNVFLKYYSQKATDLLYWTEDDALGYQQAIASTLKDYLPKKGVNND; from the coding sequence ATGCAACTATTAGACAAGCACAAGCTCTGCCTTAAAAATATCTATGAGCTATTAGGAGAGAACTTCTATATTCCAGCGTATCAGCGAGGTTATCGTTGGGGGGAAATTCAGGTAAAGGAATTATTGGACGATATTTGGGATTTTAGTCGTGCTAGTAACGATGACGGGGCTTCTTTTTATTGTTTACAGCCTATTGTTGTCGTGCAGGACCCAAAGGGGTGGCAGGTGGTGGATGGTCAGCAGCGGCTGACCACGTTGTTTTTGATACTGCACTATATAGAGAAAGAGCATTTACGACGCTCATTACAAGACGCATATAAAAAATCAATTTATAGCCTGAGTTATGAAACGCGTATGCAATCAGCAAGGAGTTTAGATCAGATTCATAAGGCATCAGGCACTACAGATATTGATTTTTTTCATATGAAAAAAGCATACGAGGCGATTAAAGAGTGGTTTTCTGACAAAGATTATAACGATCACAATACGCTTTTAAATGTGCTGTTAGCCAAGCCTGATGCTGGTAATTCCGTTAGGGTGATTTGGTACGATTTAAGCGACGAATGTACGGATAGCGATTATGCGATTGATGTATTTTCTCGTATCAACATTGGAAAAATACCATTAACGAATGCCGAGCTAGTACGCGCTTTATTTTTACGAAATTACCATCCTCAATCAAATCAGGTGGACTTAAAGCAGTTACAGATTGCGACAGAATGGGATGGGATTGAAAATCGCTTGCAAGATGACTCGTTTTGGTACTTTATCCATAATTCGAATAAAAATTATGCTACTAGGATTGAGTATATTTTTGATCTGATGAAAGGCAAAGCTGATGATGACGAGGCATTTTTTACCTTCCATCAATTTCACGAGGACTTTAAAAAAGGTAGCGTGGACGTAGAGCAGCTGTGGGGAGAGGTAAAACGCTATTTTCTAACCTTTGAGGAGTGGTACCAAAACCGAGAACTGTATCATTTGATTGGATTTTTAATTTCTTGCAATGAAAAAGTGAGTGCTTTGAAAGCGCTTTCAGAGCAAGAGGGCTCAACTAAAACAAAGTTCAAAGACTCATTAAAGCAGAAAATTAAAAAAGAACTAGAGAAATGTCATTTAGATAGCATCGAGTATGGTGACGGCAATATCAATAAATTATTGTTGATGTTCAATATTCAGACGTTGTTGTCTACCAAAGATGCAGATATGCGGTTTCCCTTCGATCGTTATAAACAAGAAAAATGGGATATTGAGCATATTCGATCGCAGACAGATGATGCCATCAATAAGGAGTCAGATAGAAAACTGTGGTTAGAAAACCTATTTGACTATTTCAATGGCAGCAAAATAAAAGAAGAAAAAGCCTATATCGCTTTAATTTCTGAATTGTTAGATAAAAAATTTAGTAATGAAGAATTCACTGCTTTATATGAAAAAATAATACAGCATTTTCAGCAAGAGAATGTACCGTGGGGGAGCTCGATTGGCAATCTCACTTTGTTGGATTCATCGACCAATCGTAGTTATAAAAATGCGTTGTTTCCAGTGAAGCGAGCCCGAATCATTGAGAATGATAAAAAAGGTGTCTTTATGCCGATTTGTACTAAAAATGTATTTTTAAAATACTACAGCCAAAAAGCAACCGATTTGCTGTATTGGACAGAGGACGATGCGTTGGGTTATCAGCAAGCCATTGCTAGCACGTTAAAGGATTATTTACCCAAAAAAGGAGTAAACAATGACTAA